In the genome of Actinomadura graeca, one region contains:
- a CDS encoding ABC transporter substrate-binding protein has translation MWSTRMALAAVATLAIGLAAACGDGGTADTATGTGQGGFTVPRLAAHRSLGAGEGRVNLVAWAGYAEDGSNDKTADWVHPFEKATGCKVATKVAGTSDEMVTLMRTGEYDAVSASGDASLRLIASGTVAPVNTSLVPNYADVFPGLKLKPWNSVNGVPYGIPHGRGANLLMWRSDKVRPAPDSWGAVFDANSPYKGRITAYDSPIYIADAALYLMSARPDLGIRNPYALDRRQFDAAVALLKTQRGLVGEYWSDYTKEVQAFKSGDSVLGTTWQVIANLAKAEKAPVKVTLPREGSTGWSDTWMVAAKAEHPNCAYRWLNWIVSPKANAQVAEWFGEAPANAKACRLTSDKRFCATFHATDETYFSKVHFWTTPIAQCLDGRTDVRCVDYSRWTQAWTTIKG, from the coding sequence ATGTGGTCCACGCGCATGGCGCTCGCCGCGGTGGCGACGCTGGCGATCGGACTGGCCGCCGCCTGCGGCGACGGCGGCACGGCGGACACGGCGACCGGCACCGGGCAGGGCGGCTTCACGGTCCCCCGGCTCGCCGCCCACCGGTCGCTCGGCGCGGGCGAGGGCCGCGTCAACCTGGTCGCCTGGGCCGGGTACGCCGAGGACGGTTCCAACGACAAGACGGCCGACTGGGTCCACCCCTTCGAGAAGGCCACCGGCTGCAAGGTCGCCACCAAGGTCGCCGGGACGTCCGACGAGATGGTGACGCTGATGAGGACCGGCGAGTACGACGCCGTCTCCGCGTCCGGCGACGCCTCCCTCCGGCTCATCGCCTCCGGCACCGTCGCGCCGGTCAACACCTCCCTCGTGCCGAACTACGCCGACGTGTTCCCCGGCCTGAAGCTCAAGCCGTGGAACTCGGTGAACGGCGTCCCCTACGGGATCCCGCACGGCCGCGGCGCCAACCTGCTCATGTGGCGGTCCGACAAGGTCAGGCCCGCCCCCGACTCCTGGGGCGCGGTGTTCGACGCGAACTCCCCGTACAAGGGCAGGATCACCGCCTACGACTCGCCGATCTACATCGCGGACGCGGCGCTCTACCTGATGTCGGCCCGTCCCGACCTCGGGATCAGGAACCCGTACGCGCTGGACCGGCGGCAGTTCGACGCGGCCGTCGCGCTCCTGAAGACCCAGCGCGGCCTCGTCGGCGAGTACTGGTCGGACTACACCAAGGAGGTCCAGGCGTTCAAGAGCGGCGACTCGGTCCTCGGCACGACCTGGCAGGTCATCGCCAACCTCGCGAAGGCCGAGAAGGCGCCGGTGAAGGTCACGCTGCCCAGGGAGGGCTCCACCGGCTGGTCGGACACCTGGATGGTCGCCGCCAAGGCCGAGCACCCGAACTGCGCCTACAGGTGGCTGAACTGGATCGTCTCGCCGAAGGCGAACGCGCAGGTCGCCGAGTGGTTCGGCGAGGCGCCCGCCAACGCCAAGGCGTGCCGCCTCACCTCGGACAAGCGGTTCTGCGCCACCTTCCACGCCACCGACGAGACCTACTTCTCGAAGGTGCACTTCTGGACGACGCCGATCGCGCAGTGCCTCGACGGGCGCACGGACGTCCGGTGCGTCGACTACAGCAGGTGGACCCAGGCGTGGACGACGATCAAGGGCTGA
- a CDS encoding ABC transporter permease produces MDDDQGLTAAGRPARAPRRRAAALLHRRPRLRLALLLPAPLAWLAAVYLGALAAIFLTAFWTTDTFTGEVVHRFTLANFQMLGDEPVYRTIALRSVGVAAAVTAIDTALGLPMAFYMAKVARPSHRPYLVAAVLAPLWAAYLVKAYAWRVMLAEGGLIDEALRPFGASGPGYGLTATVIVLSYLWLPYMILPVYAGLERLPGPLLDASGDLGARPLRTFLSVVLPMIFPSLVAGSLFTFSLSLGDYLTVKIVGGRGQLLGNVVYDNVGAANNLPFAAAVATVPVAVMLAYLAAARRAGALREL; encoded by the coding sequence GTGGACGACGATCAAGGGCTGACCGCGGCGGGCCGCCCGGCGCGGGCCCCCCGGCGCCGGGCGGCCGCCCTGCTGCACCGCCGGCCGCGGCTGCGCCTGGCGCTGCTGCTGCCGGCGCCGCTGGCCTGGCTCGCCGCCGTCTACCTCGGCGCCCTCGCCGCGATCTTCCTGACCGCGTTCTGGACGACCGACACCTTCACCGGCGAGGTGGTCCACCGGTTCACCCTGGCCAACTTCCAGATGCTGGGAGACGAGCCCGTCTACCGGACGATCGCGCTGCGCAGCGTGGGCGTCGCCGCGGCCGTCACCGCCATCGACACCGCCCTCGGCCTGCCGATGGCCTTCTACATGGCCAAGGTCGCCCGCCCCTCGCACCGCCCGTACCTGGTGGCCGCCGTCCTGGCGCCGCTGTGGGCGGCCTACCTCGTCAAGGCGTACGCGTGGCGGGTCATGCTCGCGGAGGGCGGCCTCATCGACGAGGCCCTCAGGCCGTTCGGCGCCTCCGGGCCCGGCTACGGCCTCACCGCGACCGTGATCGTGCTGTCCTACCTGTGGCTGCCGTACATGATCCTGCCCGTCTACGCGGGGCTGGAACGGCTGCCCGGCCCGCTGCTGGACGCCTCGGGCGACCTCGGCGCGCGCCCGCTGCGCACGTTCCTCTCCGTCGTGCTGCCGATGATCTTCCCGTCGCTGGTGGCCGGATCGCTCTTCACGTTCTCGCTGTCGCTCGGCGACTACCTCACCGTGAAGATCGTCGGCGGCCGGGGCCAGCTGCTCGGCAACGTCGTCTACGACAACGTCGGCGCCGCCAACAACCTGCCGTTCGCCGCCGCCGTCGCCACGGTCCCGGTCGCGGTGATGCTGGCCTACCTCGCCGCGGCCCGCCGCGCCGGCGCCCTCAGGGAGCTGTGA
- a CDS encoding ABC transporter permease, whose protein sequence is MTLSPAARAALRAVMILGLAVIYVPLLVVLVNSVNADRAFGWPPSGLTGRWWAQAADNAGARRAVLTSLKAGIGATAAALVLGTMAAFAVGRYRFFGREAVSLVVVLPIALPGIVTGIALSNAFQVVLKPLGVGLGLFTVVVGHATFCVVTIYNNVLARLRRTGTVLEEASADLGARGLQTFRYVTLPALRPALLAGALLSFALSFDEIIVTTFTAGPGTETLPIWIFTNLFRPNQAPVVNVLAAALIVLSVIPILLARRLSGTRTVP, encoded by the coding sequence ATGACCCTCTCGCCCGCCGCGCGGGCCGCGCTGCGCGCCGTGATGATCCTCGGCCTGGCGGTGATCTACGTGCCGCTGCTGGTGGTGCTGGTCAACTCCGTCAACGCCGACAGGGCCTTCGGCTGGCCCCCGTCCGGCCTCACCGGCCGGTGGTGGGCGCAGGCCGCGGACAACGCCGGGGCCCGCCGCGCCGTGCTCACCAGCCTCAAGGCCGGGATCGGCGCCACCGCCGCCGCGCTGGTCCTCGGCACGATGGCCGCGTTCGCCGTCGGCCGGTACCGCTTCTTCGGACGGGAGGCCGTGTCGCTGGTCGTGGTCCTGCCGATCGCGCTGCCCGGCATCGTCACCGGCATCGCGCTCAGCAACGCGTTCCAGGTCGTGCTGAAGCCGCTCGGCGTCGGGCTCGGGCTGTTCACCGTCGTCGTCGGGCACGCCACGTTCTGCGTCGTGACGATCTACAACAACGTCCTCGCCCGGCTGCGCCGCACGGGCACCGTCCTGGAGGAGGCGTCCGCCGACCTCGGCGCCCGCGGCCTCCAGACGTTCCGCTACGTCACGCTCCCGGCCCTGCGCCCGGCGCTGCTCGCCGGGGCGCTGCTGTCGTTCGCGCTGTCCTTCGACGAGATCATCGTCACCACGTTCACCGCGGGTCCCGGCACCGAGACGCTGCCGATCTGGATCTTCACCAACCTGTTCAGGCCGAACCAGGCGCCGGTCGTGAACGTGCTGGCGGCCGCCCTGATCGTCCTGTCGGTGATCCCGATCCTGCTCGCCAGGCGCCTGTCGGGCACCCGCACCGTCCCCTGA
- the trpD gene encoding anthranilate phosphoribosyltransferase, whose amino-acid sequence MDARNTWPALLSALLAGESLTSEETAWAMNRIMSGEATDVQIAGFAVAMRAKGETVAEVSGLAEGMMDNATPISVPDRFADLVGTGGDRAHTVNISTMAAVVGAAAGVKVVKHGNRAASSSCGAADLLEHLGVAIDLPPEATARVAEETGITFCFAPLFHPALRYAAKARSELGTPTVFNFLGPLTNPARPAAQAVGVFHPRMAGVIAGVFAARGCSSLVFRGDDGLDELTTTGTSTVWVVRDGTVTETAFDPSDLGIAPAGPDDLRGADAAFNGRVAREVFAGRPGPVRDMVLLNAAALITAYEGAPPAAGLTAALRAGYGRAAAAVDSGAASALLDRWVEVSQGLRG is encoded by the coding sequence ATGGACGCCCGTAACACCTGGCCCGCGCTTCTCAGTGCCCTTCTGGCCGGCGAGTCGCTGACCAGCGAGGAGACCGCCTGGGCGATGAACCGGATCATGTCCGGGGAGGCCACCGACGTGCAGATCGCGGGCTTCGCGGTCGCGATGCGCGCCAAGGGCGAGACGGTCGCCGAGGTCTCCGGCCTCGCCGAGGGCATGATGGACAACGCCACCCCGATCTCGGTGCCGGACCGCTTCGCCGACCTGGTCGGGACGGGCGGGGACCGCGCCCACACCGTCAACATCTCCACGATGGCGGCGGTGGTCGGCGCGGCGGCCGGGGTCAAGGTCGTCAAGCACGGCAACCGGGCCGCCTCGTCGTCCTGCGGCGCCGCCGACCTGCTGGAGCACCTCGGCGTGGCCATCGACCTGCCGCCCGAGGCGACCGCGCGGGTCGCCGAGGAGACCGGCATCACCTTCTGCTTCGCGCCGCTGTTCCACCCGGCGCTGCGGTACGCGGCCAAGGCCCGCAGCGAGCTCGGGACCCCCACGGTGTTCAACTTCCTCGGGCCGCTGACGAACCCCGCGCGGCCCGCGGCGCAGGCGGTGGGGGTGTTCCACCCGCGGATGGCGGGCGTCATCGCGGGCGTGTTCGCCGCGCGGGGGTGCTCGTCGCTGGTGTTCCGCGGCGACGACGGCCTGGACGAGCTGACCACCACCGGCACCTCGACGGTGTGGGTGGTCCGCGACGGGACGGTGACGGAGACGGCGTTCGACCCGTCCGACCTCGGCATCGCCCCCGCCGGCCCGGACGACCTGCGCGGCGCCGACGCCGCGTTCAACGGCCGGGTGGCCCGCGAGGTGTTCGCCGGGCGGCCCGGGCCCGTCCGCGACATGGTGCTGCTGAACGCCGCCGCGCTGATCACGGCCTACGAGGGCGCGCCGCCGGCGGCCGGGCTCACCGCGGCGCTGCGCGCCGGGTACGGGCGCGCCGCCGCCGCGGTCGACTCGGGCGCCGCGAGCGCCCTCCTGGACCGCTGGGTGGAGGTCTCGCAGGGCCTCAGGGGCTGA
- a CDS encoding heme-copper oxidase subunit III, protein MFFAALFAMFFTIRSVTIGQSGHGSWPGAPLDLPLSAVNTTVLVLSSVTCQMGVFKAEAGQVGRAGGLLDFRRWGLREWYVLSFLMGAYFVGGQAFEYYNLVTKDGLTLSSSAYGSVFYLTTGFHGLHVTGGLIAFLFVLGRTYAAKRWTHEQATSAIVVSYYWHFVDVVWIGLFATIYLLDM, encoded by the coding sequence ATGTTCTTCGCGGCGCTGTTCGCGATGTTCTTCACGATCCGCTCCGTGACGATCGGCCAGTCCGGGCACGGCTCCTGGCCGGGCGCACCGCTGGACCTGCCCCTGTCCGCGGTCAACACGACCGTCCTCGTGCTGTCCTCCGTGACCTGCCAGATGGGCGTGTTCAAGGCCGAGGCCGGCCAGGTCGGCCGCGCCGGCGGCCTGCTGGACTTCCGGCGGTGGGGCCTGCGCGAGTGGTACGTGCTGTCCTTCCTCATGGGCGCCTACTTCGTCGGCGGTCAGGCGTTCGAGTACTACAACCTGGTCACCAAGGACGGGCTCACCCTCTCGTCCTCGGCCTACGGCTCGGTCTTCTACCTGACCACCGGTTTCCACGGACTGCACGTCACCGGCGGGCTCATCGCCTTCCTGTTCGTCCTCGGGAGGACCTACGCCGCGAAGCGATGGACGCACGAGCAGGCGACGAGCGCGATCGTCGTGTCCTACTACTGGCACTTCGTCGACGTGGTGTGGATCGGCCTGTTCGCCACCATCTACCTGCTCGACATGTGA
- a CDS encoding c-type cytochrome yields MKRFTAWRRRPWAGYAVVLAALAAIGVIYAGFSPQTGRAEAEGTAHAAQDLANGKQLFNKNCASCHGLNAEGTKDGKGKPIAPSLIGVGAASVDFQVSTGRMPAMNPGAQMPRKEPIPPFDTSIKTDYEEKEKREEAERRKAEAEKNLADLRAYIASLGGGPEIPPASAVDPKTGNVALGGKLFRTNCAQCHNFTGQGGALTGGKYAPPLNNSDVTPTQIYEAMLTGPQAMPVFNDSTLTPKDKQAIIAYLVQTREEPNPGGNGLGRIGPVSEGLAGWLIGIGLLVLAAMWITAKKPKKLKKP; encoded by the coding sequence GTGAAAAGGTTCACCGCATGGCGCCGGCGCCCGTGGGCGGGCTACGCCGTCGTGCTGGCGGCCCTGGCGGCGATCGGCGTCATCTACGCCGGCTTCTCGCCGCAGACCGGCCGCGCCGAGGCGGAGGGCACCGCCCATGCCGCGCAGGACCTGGCGAACGGCAAGCAGCTGTTCAACAAGAACTGCGCCAGCTGCCACGGGCTGAACGCCGAGGGCACCAAGGACGGCAAGGGCAAGCCGATCGCCCCCAGCCTCATCGGCGTGGGCGCCGCATCCGTCGACTTCCAGGTCAGCACGGGCCGGATGCCCGCGATGAACCCCGGCGCGCAGATGCCGCGCAAGGAGCCGATCCCCCCCTTCGACACCTCGATCAAGACCGACTACGAGGAGAAGGAGAAGCGGGAGGAGGCCGAGCGGCGGAAGGCCGAGGCGGAGAAGAACCTGGCGGACCTGCGGGCCTACATCGCCTCTCTCGGCGGCGGGCCGGAGATCCCCCCGGCCTCGGCGGTCGACCCGAAGACCGGGAACGTCGCGCTCGGCGGCAAGCTGTTCCGCACCAACTGCGCCCAGTGCCACAACTTCACCGGCCAGGGCGGCGCGCTGACCGGCGGCAAGTACGCCCCGCCGCTGAACAACAGCGACGTCACGCCCACCCAGATCTACGAGGCCATGCTGACCGGCCCGCAGGCCATGCCGGTGTTCAACGACAGCACGCTCACGCCCAAGGACAAGCAGGCGATCATCGCCTACCTCGTCCAGACGCGCGAGGAGCCGAACCCGGGCGGTAACGGCCTCGGCCGCATCGGGCCGGTGTCGGAGGGCCTGGCCGGATGGCTGATCGGAATCGGCCTGCTGGTGCTGGCGGCCATGTGGATCACCGCGAAGAAGCCGAAGAAGCTGAAGAAGCCATGA
- a CDS encoding ubiquinol-cytochrome c reductase iron-sulfur subunit: MSDENKDTAGSKEPREGARGRVIGTPSPARDKALLAEDDISAPAGAGEQLDEAAAKRAERVVAAFFLLAFAGSVAFIAYYIGWSGRDGGMHGVGRARESNFWLGGMMALSFLALAIGVTIWVRRLMTSKPIVQERHELAADAETRAGFTRDFLEGADDSGITKRPLLRRTLLLAAAPLGLAPLVLLRDLGPLPEKRLRTTFWAEAVEEARKQGKKGVRLVVDGTNKPLKVSDFSAPGSMITVLPEGIEELVPEDQVLTQTAKAVTILINIPEDEFKPAKGRENWHVNGIVAYSKICTHVGCPAALYEQTTHHILCPCHQSTFDATDAAKVVFGPAARPLPQLPLAVENGYLVATSDYHEPIGPSFWERG, encoded by the coding sequence ATGAGCGACGAGAACAAGGACACCGCGGGCTCGAAGGAGCCCCGCGAGGGCGCGCGCGGGCGCGTGATCGGCACCCCGTCCCCGGCGCGGGACAAGGCGCTGCTCGCCGAGGACGACATCTCGGCGCCGGCGGGCGCGGGGGAGCAGCTGGACGAGGCGGCGGCCAAGCGGGCCGAGCGCGTCGTCGCGGCGTTCTTCCTGCTCGCCTTCGCCGGCAGCGTGGCGTTCATCGCCTACTACATCGGCTGGAGCGGCCGCGACGGCGGCATGCACGGGGTCGGCCGGGCCCGGGAGTCGAACTTCTGGCTCGGCGGCATGATGGCCCTGTCGTTCCTGGCGCTCGCCATCGGCGTCACCATCTGGGTCCGCCGCCTGATGACGAGCAAGCCGATCGTCCAGGAGCGGCACGAGCTGGCCGCCGACGCCGAGACCCGCGCGGGCTTCACCAGGGACTTCCTGGAGGGCGCCGACGACAGCGGCATCACCAAGCGGCCGCTGCTGCGCCGCACGCTGCTGCTGGCGGCCGCGCCCCTCGGGCTGGCCCCGCTGGTGCTGCTGCGCGACCTCGGCCCGCTGCCGGAGAAGCGCCTGCGCACCACGTTCTGGGCCGAGGCCGTCGAGGAGGCCCGCAAGCAGGGCAAGAAGGGCGTCCGGCTGGTCGTGGACGGCACCAACAAGCCGCTCAAGGTCAGCGACTTCTCCGCGCCAGGCTCGATGATCACCGTCCTGCCGGAGGGCATCGAGGAGCTCGTCCCCGAGGACCAGGTGCTCACCCAGACCGCCAAGGCGGTCACCATCCTGATCAACATCCCCGAGGACGAGTTCAAGCCCGCCAAGGGCCGGGAGAACTGGCACGTCAACGGGATCGTGGCGTACTCCAAGATCTGCACGCACGTCGGCTGCCCGGCGGCCCTGTACGAGCAGACCACGCACCACATCCTGTGCCCGTGCCACCAGTCCACCTTCGACGCCACCGACGCGGCGAAGGTCGTGTTCGGCCCGGCCGCCCGCCCGCTGCCCCAGCTGCCGCTGGCGGTCGAGAACGGGTACCTGGTCGCCACGAGCGACTACCACGAGCCGATCGGCCCGAGCTTCTGGGAGCGCGGATGA
- a CDS encoding cytochrome b gives MSEATAPKAVEAPLTFLDDRLGSTTFFKRNMKKVFPDHWSFMLGEIALYSFIILLLTGTFLTLWFQPSMQEVVYNGSYTKLNGVKMSQAYASTLEISFDVRGGLLMRQIHHWAAILFMASILAHMLRVFFTGAYRKPRELNWLIGIGMFTLGMLEGLFGYSLPDDLLSGTGLRITQGVAESIPLVGSYIYMFLFGGEFPGQDIVPRLYMLHILLIPGLILGLVTAHMMIMWHQKHTAMPVKNQTEQQVYGYPFYPVFMAKTGAYFLFTFGVLALMGAFVQINPIWLFGPYDPGAISAGSQPDWYMGVLEGALRIMPNWEVSAWGHTVSFNVLIPALVPLGIIFGGAAAWPFVEAWVTGDKRHHHVNTRPRNAPVRTATGMAAVTFYGLLWIAGANDVLADKFHVSLFATTWFFRFAIFIGPFLAFVVTKRICLGLQRKDAAVIGHGVESGIIMMSPDGKYTERHEPAREQERAVILSKENTRPEAPARDANGIPAPATKGPIGHLRSRLNRAWTFDDVPVEEHGHEEHGEVEGGKEPRQLSH, from the coding sequence ATGAGCGAGGCGACAGCCCCGAAGGCGGTCGAGGCACCGCTGACCTTCCTCGACGACCGCCTCGGTTCCACCACCTTCTTCAAGCGGAACATGAAGAAGGTCTTTCCGGACCACTGGTCGTTCATGCTGGGCGAGATCGCCCTGTACTCCTTCATCATCCTGCTGCTGACCGGGACGTTCCTGACGCTGTGGTTCCAGCCCAGCATGCAGGAGGTGGTGTACAACGGCTCGTACACCAAGCTCAACGGCGTGAAGATGTCGCAGGCCTACGCGTCCACGCTGGAGATCAGCTTCGACGTGCGCGGCGGGCTGCTGATGCGGCAGATCCACCACTGGGCCGCGATCCTGTTCATGGCGTCGATCCTGGCGCACATGCTCCGGGTGTTCTTCACCGGCGCGTACCGCAAGCCGCGCGAGCTGAACTGGCTCATCGGCATCGGGATGTTCACGCTCGGCATGCTGGAGGGCCTGTTCGGGTACTCGCTGCCGGACGACCTGCTGTCGGGCACCGGCCTGCGGATCACCCAGGGCGTGGCGGAGTCGATCCCGCTGGTCGGCTCCTACATCTACATGTTCCTGTTCGGCGGGGAGTTCCCCGGCCAGGACATCGTGCCGCGGCTGTACATGCTGCACATCCTGCTGATCCCGGGCCTGATCCTGGGCCTCGTCACCGCGCACATGATGATCATGTGGCATCAGAAGCACACCGCGATGCCGGTCAAGAACCAGACCGAGCAGCAGGTGTACGGCTACCCGTTCTACCCGGTCTTCATGGCCAAGACGGGCGCCTACTTCCTGTTCACCTTCGGGGTGCTCGCGCTGATGGGGGCGTTCGTCCAGATCAACCCGATCTGGTTGTTCGGCCCGTACGACCCGGGCGCGATCTCGGCGGGCTCCCAGCCCGACTGGTACATGGGCGTGCTGGAGGGCGCGCTGCGCATCATGCCGAACTGGGAGGTCTCCGCCTGGGGCCACACGGTCAGCTTCAACGTGCTGATCCCGGCGCTGGTCCCGCTCGGCATCATCTTCGGCGGCGCGGCGGCCTGGCCGTTCGTCGAGGCGTGGGTGACCGGCGACAAGCGCCATCACCACGTCAACACGCGGCCGCGCAACGCCCCGGTCCGCACCGCGACGGGCATGGCGGCGGTGACGTTCTACGGGCTGCTGTGGATCGCCGGCGCCAACGACGTCCTCGCCGACAAGTTCCACGTGTCGCTGTTCGCCACGACGTGGTTCTTCCGGTTCGCGATCTTCATCGGGCCGTTCCTGGCGTTCGTCGTCACCAAGCGGATCTGCCTGGGGCTCCAGCGCAAGGACGCGGCCGTCATCGGGCACGGCGTGGAGAGCGGCATCATCATGATGTCGCCGGACGGGAAGTACACCGAGCGGCACGAGCCGGCGCGCGAGCAGGAGCGGGCGGTCATCCTGTCCAAGGAGAACACCCGGCCCGAGGCGCCCGCGCGGGACGCCAACGGCATCCCCGCGCCCGCCACCAAGGGCCCGATCGGGCACCTGCGCTCGCGCCTCAACCGGGCCTGGACGTTCGACGACGTCCCCGTCGAGGAAC